A part of Rattus rattus isolate New Zealand chromosome 6, Rrattus_CSIRO_v1, whole genome shotgun sequence genomic DNA contains:
- the LOC116903221 gene encoding sentrin-specific protease 2-like, producing MWQPKQPGVGMKPEPSGQSRKRKHLDQSETETESEGLGPSPSRNCQDGTQMVFQKPGKARKKICQEHQDQKLKKEQPGKGQGQKTQEEGSGNIEPLVCLPDQAVVEKSAEGGKCRKRPYSVLQEKPQSPLNEKYARSLEQLQGGHPVRSDPHRPHPTFSDTSNNKGGMPGHPHGSETAQGDRQSSTEVLSTKREKRGAEEKCVRGNSLEHGLPGTENENILDSGGGRLLPNKVAVVAGEKKALPEQENNQEKEFTKEMEKEVEKALGPGTQEEILSTGFKLKITRGDMQTLKNGQWLNDEVINFYMNLLVQRNENQGYPALHAFSTFFYPKLKHGGYNSVKRWTRGINLFEKELILVPIHQRVHWSLVVIDLRKRSIVYLDSMGQTGENICETIFHYLQNESKTRRDIELDPVEWKQYSLTSQEIPQQLNGSDCGMFTCKYADYISRDQPVTFSQQHMPLFRKRMVWEILHSHLL from the coding sequence ATGTGGCAACCTAAACAGCCCGGGGTGGGCATGAAACCCGAACCTTCAGGACAAAGTCGAAAGCggaaacaccttgaccaaagtGAGACAGAGACCGAGTCTGAAGGTTTGGGACCAAGTCCATCAAGGAACTGCCAAGATGGAACACAAATGGTGTTTCAGAAGCCTGGAAAAGCTCGTAAGAAGATCTGTCAGGAGCATCAAGaccaaaaacttaaaaaagaacaGCCTGGCAAGGGTCAGGGACAGAAAACCCAGGAAGAGGGTTCAGGAAATATCGAACCCCTAGTGTGTCTGCCAGATCAGGCTGTAGTTGAGAAGTCGGCTGAGGGTGGCAAGTGTCGCAAGCGACCCTATTCTGTCCTACAggaaaaacctcaaagccccctAAATGAAAAGTATGCTAGGTCACTTGAACAGCTTCAAGGTGGCCATCCTGTGAGGTCTGACCCACACAGGCCTCACCCAACCTTTTCTGACACCTCCAACAACAAAGGTGGAATGCCAGGGCATCCACATGGATCAGAAACAGCTCAGGGAGATAGACAGTCATCGACAGAGGTTCTCTCtaccaagagagagaagaggggtgcAGAGGAGAAATGTGTACGGGGAAACAGCTTGGAGCATGGCTTGCCgggaacagaaaatgaaaacatcctGGACAGTGGCGGCGGTAGGTTACTCCCCAACAAGGTGGCAGTAGTTGCAGGAGAGAAAAAGGCTCTCCCAGAGcaagaaaacaaccaagaaaaagaatttacaaaagaaatggaaaaggaagttgAGAAAGCATTGGGTCCAGGAACCCAGGAAGAAATCCTCAGTACGGGATTCAAGCTCAAAATCACCCGAGGAGATATGCAGACCCTCAAGAATGGTCAGTGGCTCAATGATGAGGTCATCAATTTCTACATGAATCTTCTggttcagagaaatgaaaaccaaggCTACCCTGCTCTTCATGCCTTTAGCACTTTCTTTTACCCCAAGCTAAAGCATGGCGGGTACAATTCTGTGAAAAGATGGACCCGAGGAATCAATCTCTTTGAAAAAGAACTTATCTTGGTGCCTATTCACCAGAGGGTCCATTGGAGCCTGGTGGTAATCGATTTAAGAAAGCGAAGCATTGTCTACCTCGATTCAATGGGTCAGACAGGGGAAAATATCTGTGAGACCATCTTCCACTATTTACAAAATGAGAGCAAGACCCGAAGGGACATCGAGCTGGACCCTGTGGAGTGGAAGCAGTACAGCTTAACTTCACAGGAGATCCCTCAACAACTGAATGGGAGCGACTGTGGGATGTTCACCTGCAAATATGCAGATTACATCTCTAGAGACCAACCTGTGACCTTTTCTCAGCAACACATGCCCCTCTTCAGGAAGAGGATGGTGTGGGAAATCCTGCACAGTCACTTACTGTAA